In Centroberyx gerrardi isolate f3 chromosome 20, fCenGer3.hap1.cur.20231027, whole genome shotgun sequence, a genomic segment contains:
- the bms1 gene encoding ribosome biogenesis protein BMS1 homolog has protein sequence MDGKVKEQKRHQQKHSGPKAERKKVRKQGSSAEEKDGRRRNPKAFAVQSAVRMAKTFHRAQDLKAKKHHIPLVDRTPLEPPPVVIVVVGPPKVGKSTLIRCLIKNFTRQKLGDICGPVTIVSGKKRRLTFIECSNDINTMIDLAKVADLVLMLIDASFGFEMETFEFLNICQVHGFPRIMGVLTHLDSFKNNKTQRKTKKSLKHRFWTEVYQGAKLFYLSGMVYGEYQTQEVKNLGRFISVMKFRPLVWQTSHPYVLADRMEDLTEPEKVRTDPKCDRTVSLYGYLRGTYLKNKGQVHIPGVGDFQVADVSFLPDPCPLPEAQKKRALNEKERLLYAPMAGVGGVVYDKDAVYIDLPTTHVSQEQEEVRPTTELVQSLIDTHATLDAKMAASKVSLFIGSATLVPTDIDLQKGEKEGLQENRVWDAKTQRERRKVVFTEEEEENDDSNGSDEEDGTDGDSDQDEQEDEEETDKDEEGNLSTLIKEARAKFEKTEKTDSAPPVKKHKMEEGKDNGEPCVELPMFADSEDDLEMSEEERGKRNEGEDESEADESDFDEEEVEAKKAMGPGDSGHCSEEDEDEEESDDEEQEDDDGAEEESEAESMEEDVGTTKATGKNIKKQKAAEIEEEEEEEPCYDTEGALRWKEGLQQKASEAFLRQQQAAPNLRKLVYGTVAAEEAGEDEEEELGGLFRVSRPQKTKKHWADAPDCSRFSPDNSHNWDLEEMLNSISDCFVTGKWEEGQDAATLLKEDEELYGDFEDLETGEVHEGPTGKHEDQAEENSDEEDDDEERLMKVDDEEVQKNKRLERKRRLKERFDAEYDDGDATYFDDLKEEMQKQAELNRAEFEDVDDETRVQYEGFRPGMYVRLEIPSLPCEFVTNFDPHYPVILGGLGSSEGNIGYLQMRLKKHRWHNRILKTRDPLILSLGWRRFQTIPLYHIEDHNGRHRLLKYTPQHMHCGASIWGPITPQGTGFLAVQSVAGTKANFRIAATGVVLDLDKSVTIVKKLKLIGYPYKIYKNTSFIKGMFNTVLEVAKFEGASVRTVSGIRGQIKKALSTPAGAYRATFEDRLLMSDIVFLRSWYPVSVPQLYNPITSLLLPIGQKESWAGMRTLGQLKFDLGIRNKPATDSLYKTVVRSQRHFNPLHIAKQLQKALPFKSKPKQQQPKGKVPRDLQRPSVIREPHERKVAALLHALSMVHNHKSKKAHVVQHAKHKGFLQQKEKQEEAKLKRQKEARKKLYRQMGQMDKKKQRSSLKGAPKDD, from the exons ATGGATGGAAAGGTGAAGGAACAGAAGCGACATCAGCAGAAGCACAGCGGGCCCAAGGCGGAGAGAAAGAAGGTCAGGAAGCAGGGGAGCTCAGCAGAAGAGAAGGATGGACGGAGAAGGAATCCCAAAGCGTTTGCGGTTCAGTCCGCTGTACGCATGGCCAAAACCTTCCATAG ggccCAGGACTTAAAAGCCAAAAAACACCACATACCCCTTGTTGACCGAACtcccctggaaccccccccAGTGGTGATTGTAGTAGTAGGGCCACCTAAGGTGGGAAAAAGCACTCTAATTCGGTGCCTGATCAAAAACTTTACCCGGCAGAAGCTCGGGGACATATGTGGACCGGTAACTATTGTCTCTG GTAAGAAGCGTCGCCTCACTTTCATTGAGTGTAGCAATGACATCAATACAATGATTGACCTAGCAAAAGTTGCTGACCTG GTTTTGATGTTGATTGATGCCAGCTTTGGCTTTGAGATGGAGACCTTTGAGTTTCTCAACATCTGTCAGGTTCATGGTTTCCCTCGTATCATGGGTGTGCTGACGCACCTGGACTCCTTCAAGAACAACAAGACACAACGTAAGACAAAGAAAAGCCTCAAACATCGCTTCTGGACCGAAGTCTACCAG GGTGCCAAGCTTTTTTATCTGTCTGGTATGGTGTATGGGGAATATCAGACACAGGAAGTGAAGAACCTTGGTCGCTTTATCTCTGTCATGAAGTTTCGTCCTCTGGTTTGGCAGACCTCCCACCCTTATGTGCTGGCTGACCG taTGGAGGATTTGACCGAACCTGAGAAGGTGAGGACAGACCCCAAGTGTGACCGGACAGTGTCCCTCTATGGCTACCTGCGAGGGACATACTTAAAAAACAAAGGCCAGGTCCATATCCCAG GTGTGGGAGACTTTCAAGTGGCAGACGTGAGCTTCCTACCAGACCCTTGTCCATTACCAGAGGCTCAGAAGAAGAGGGCACTTAATGAGAAAGAGCGTCTGCTCTATGCCCCCATGgctggggttgggggggttgtGTACGACAAGGACGCCGTTTATATTGATCTCCCCACCACCCATGTCAGTCAGGAGCAg GAGGAAGTGCGTCCCACTACAGAGCTGGTCCAGTCTCTGATTGACACACATGCCACCCTTGATGCCAAGATGGCTGCCAGTAAGGTTTCTCTGTTCATTGGTTCAGCCACCTTGGTCCCCACGGATATTGACCTGCAAAAGGG ggagaAAGAAGGCCTTCAGGAGAACCGGGTTTGGGATGCcaagacccagagagagaggaggaaggttgTCTTtactgaggaggaagaagaaaatgatGACAGCAATGGCAGCGATGAGGAAGATGGCACTGATGGAGATAGTGATCAAGACGAACAGGAAGACGAAGAAGAGACTGATAAGGATGAAGAGGGTAACTTATCCACATtgatcaaagaggcaagggccaaatttgaaaagacagagaagacagacagtgCTCCACCAGTGAAGAAACATAAaatggaggaggggaaagataATGGGGAACCATGTGTTGAGTTGCCAATGTTTGCTGACAGTGAAGATGACCTGGAGatgagtgaggaagagagagggaagagaaatgagggagaggatgaaagtGAAGCGGATGAGTCAGATTTtgatgaggaagaggtggaggcaAAAAAGGCTATGGGACCAGGAGACTCTGGACATTGCTctgaagaggatgaagatgaggaagagagtgatgatgaagagcaagaggatgatgatggtgcGGAAGAAGAGTCAGAAGCTGAATCGATGGAAGAGGATGTTGGTACAACCAAAGCCACAGGAAAAAACATcaagaaacaaaaagctgctgagattgaggaggaggaggaagaagaaccATGCTATGATACTGAAG GGGCTCTTCGGTGGAAGGAGGGCCTACAACAGAAAGCATCAGAAGCATTTCTACGGCAACAGCAAGCCGCCCCCAATCTGCGCAAACTTGTTTATGGCACAG TTGCAGCGGAGGAGGCtggtgaggatgaggaagaggagttgGGAGGTCTGTTTCGAGTCAGCCGCCCTCAAAAGACCAAAAAGCACTGGGCAGATGCCCCAGACTGCTCCCGCTTCAGCCCCGACAACTCCCACAACTGGGATTTGGAAGAG ATGCTCAATTCAATTAGCGATTGTTTTGTAACGGGGAAATGGGAAGAAGGACAAGATGCTGCCACACTGCTGAAGGAAGACG AGGAGCTGTATGGTGACTTTGAAGACCTGGAAACAGGAGAGGTCCATGAGGGCCCAACTGGGAAACACGAGGACCAGGCTGAG GAGAATAGTGATGAAGAGGACGATGACGAAGAGAGGTTGATGAAGGTGGATGATGAGGAGGTCCAGAAGAACAAGCGTCTGGAAAGGAAGCGGAGGCTGAAGGAGCGTTTTGATGCCGAGTACGATGATGGAGACGCCACTTATTTTGATGACCTGAAAGAGGAGATGCAGAAACAGGCTGAG CTGAACCGGGCAGAGTTTGAGGACGTGGACGATGAGACCAGAGTGCAGTATGAAGGTTTTCGGCCGGGAATGTATGTGCGATTGGAAATCCCTTCTCTACCTTGTGAGTTTGTCACCAACTTTGATCCCCACTACCCCGTCATCCTCGGAGGCCTTGGCTCGAGTGAGGGCAACATAGGATACCTGCAA ATGCGGTTGAAAAAACACCGCTGGCACAACCGCATCCTGAAGACACGAGACCCCCTCATCCTGTCATTAGGCTGGCGCCGCTTCCAGACAATCCCCCTCTACCACATTGAGGACCACAATGGACGCCACCGCCTGCTTAAGTACACGCCACAGCATATGCACTGTGGCGCCTCCATCTGGG GTCCCATCACACCACAGGGCACTGGCTTTCTAGCTGTGCAGTCAGTAGCAGGAACTAAA gCTAATTTCCGTATTGCTGCCACAGGAGTCGTCCTGGACCTGGATAAGTCAGTGACTATAGTGAAGAAGCTCAAACTCATTGGCTACCCATACAAGATCTATAAGAACACTTCCTTCATTAAG GGCATGTTCAACACAGTGCTGGAAGTAGCTAAATTTGAAGGGGCCTCTGTGCGAACAGTGTCGGGGATCAGAGGTCAGATCAAGAAGGCCTTGTCCACACCAGCCGGAGCTTATAGAGCCACATTTGAGGACAGGCTGCTTATGAGTG ATATCGTGTTTCTGCGCTCCTGGTACCCGGTCTCTGTTCCCCAGCTCTACAATCCCATCACCTCCCTGCTTTTGCCTATTGGCCAGAAGGAAAGCTGGGCAGGCATGAGGACCCTCGGACAGCTCAAATTCGACCTTGGCATCCGCAACAAACCTGCCACTGATTCTTTGTACAAG ACGGTGGTCCGTTCCCAAAGGCACTTCAACCCTCTCCACATCGCGAAGCAGCTCCAGAAGGCCCTGCCCTTCAAGAGCAAACCCAAGCAGCAGCAACCAAAAGGAAAGGTCCCCCGAGATCTGCAGAGGCCCAGTGTGATCAGGGAGCCCCACGAGAGGAAG GTGGCAGCGCTACTACATGCTCTGAGCATGGTTCACAACCATAAGAGTAAGAAAGCCCACGTGGTGCAGCATGCCAAACACAAGGGCTTCCTGCAGCAGAAGGAGAAGCAAGAGGAGGCTAAGCtgaagagacagaaggaggcgCGTAAAAAACTTTACCGCCAGATGGGCCAGATGGACAAAAAGAAGCAGCGGTCCAGTCTGAAGGGGGCACCAAAGGATGACTAA